From a region of the Streptomyces caniferus genome:
- a CDS encoding zf-HC2 domain-containing protein, translating to MNPPTEPDRHTDVGAYALGVLDGADADRFEAHLVGCHRCAAELEDLMGLSPVLAEFKQTAPTPETITATPGPRLLDGLLDEVAVTRRGRARRRLFLVAAAAVLIVGGPLAALQLKPDGSDEKAAPPLANAVRAQYAAGEKVSSVDPDTKVSAGVSMAARPWGTQVVLELANVKGPLTCGLVAVGKDGKRQTVTTWAVPEGGYGIPGGAAKWNREPLYAAGGAGFNRGDIDHFEVTTTDGKRLAKVNA from the coding sequence GTGAACCCGCCCACGGAGCCGGACCGGCACACCGACGTCGGCGCGTATGCGCTGGGCGTCCTGGACGGTGCCGACGCCGACCGGTTCGAGGCGCATCTCGTCGGCTGTCACCGGTGTGCGGCCGAACTCGAGGACCTGATGGGCCTGTCGCCGGTACTGGCCGAGTTCAAACAGACCGCCCCCACCCCGGAGACGATCACGGCGACCCCGGGACCGCGGCTGCTGGACGGACTGCTCGACGAGGTCGCCGTCACCCGGCGCGGCCGCGCCCGCCGACGGCTGTTCCTGGTCGCCGCGGCCGCCGTGCTGATCGTCGGCGGGCCGCTCGCCGCCCTGCAGCTGAAGCCCGACGGCTCCGACGAGAAGGCGGCACCGCCGCTGGCGAACGCGGTCCGGGCCCAGTACGCGGCGGGCGAGAAGGTGAGCTCGGTCGACCCGGACACCAAGGTCTCGGCAGGCGTGTCCATGGCGGCCCGCCCCTGGGGCACCCAGGTCGTCCTGGAACTCGCCAACGTCAAGGGGCCGCTCACCTGCGGCCTGGTCGCCGTCGGCAAGGACGGCAAGCGGCAGACCGTGACCACCTGGGCGGTCCCCGAGGGCGGCTACGGCATCCCGGGCGGCGCCGCGAAGTGGAACCGCGAGCCCCTGTACGCGGCGGGCGGCGCGGGCTTCAACCGCGGCGACATCGACCACTTCGAGGTGACCACGACGGACGGCAAGCGGCTGGCGAAGGTGAACGCCTGA
- a CDS encoding sigma-70 family RNA polymerase sigma factor: protein MRKDAVVADRTTPDEELMRALYDDHAGPLLAFVLRLVAGDRHRAEDVVQETLVRAWRNADQLQRATGSIRPWLVTVARRIVIDGHRSRKARPQEVDPTPLETMPAADVIDRALRMMTISEALSDLSQAHREALVETYFKERTVNEAAEVLRVPAGTVRSRVFYALRSLRLSLEERGVTE, encoded by the coding sequence GGACGACACCTGACGAGGAGCTCATGCGAGCCCTCTATGACGATCACGCGGGCCCGCTTCTCGCCTTCGTCCTGCGATTGGTGGCGGGCGACCGGCACCGCGCGGAGGACGTGGTGCAGGAGACGCTGGTGCGCGCCTGGCGCAACGCCGACCAGTTGCAACGGGCGACCGGCTCGATACGACCCTGGCTGGTGACCGTCGCACGGCGGATCGTGATCGACGGGCACCGCAGTCGCAAGGCGCGGCCCCAAGAGGTCGATCCGACCCCTCTGGAGACGATGCCGGCCGCCGATGTCATCGACCGGGCGTTGCGCATGATGACGATCTCGGAGGCGCTGAGCGACCTGAGCCAGGCCCATCGGGAGGCCCTCGTCGAGACGTATTTCAAGGAACGTACGGTCAACGAGGCAGCGGAGGTGCTGCGCGTACCGGCCGGGACCGTGCGGTCCCGGGTGTTCTACGCGCTGCGCTCCCTGAGACTCTCGCTCGAGGAACGAGGAGTGACGGAGTGA